TAATTGTTGTTGTATGAATACTGGTTCTTCAATTTCCTCCTCTATTTCTCCATTTAGCATTTTTATAACAGCATCTCCGATATAGTATCCGAGATTTACAGGTACTGCATTACCGATTTGTTTATATTGCTGTGCAATAGATCCGGAAAATTTCCAATAATCGGGAAATGTTTGAATTCTGGCATATTCACGAACAGATAAAGGTCTTGTTTCTTCAGGATGGCAACGTTCAGTTTGTTTTTGAGCAGGACTGCAGGTCAAAGTCAATGATGGTTCATCCCAAGATAGTCGCCTTGCCATTCCAGTTTTGCCACCACCCATATAGAAACTGGCTCCCATATATTCTTTTTGAAGTTCTAATGAAAGGTCTCTCCAGTAGCCACCGGGAGGAATCAATTTCATTATTTTTTTCTTTTTTTCCGGATATTCTTGTCCGTCTGATTTGGGGCATTTAAAAAGTGCTTCGCGTAACGGAATAATATAATCCTTTTCTTTTGGAAACGAAATTGGTATATCCAAATCCTTTCTAACGCCAATAATTATCAGCCTCTCCCTTTTTTGGGAGACGTCAAAGTATTGGGATCTTAAAATTTTATATTTAACTCTATATCCTAATTCCTCTAATACACTGGCCATTGTTTTAATTGTTCTGCCATTGTCATGATTTAATAATCCCTTTACATTTTCGCCAATGGCAATTTTGGGTTTTACTTCTTTGACGCATCTTGCAAATTCAAAAAATAAAGTACCTCGTATATCTTCAAATCCCATTTTTTTTCCAGCGCATGAAAAAGTCTGGCATGGAAATCCACCCTGTACAATATCTGCCTGCCCTTCGAAAAACTTAAGCTCTCTAATATCCCCCTCAACAACATTCCAATTTGGTTTATTCATTCGAAGTGTTTCACAAGCATATTTATCATTTTCATTTAGTAATACATGCTCAATCCCAGCATTTTCCATCCCCAAGGCAGTACCTCCGGCACCAGCAAACAACTCAATAGCTGTATATGGCGACATTTTATTATTTTTCAGAATTTTAAATTTACTTTTTTTGCCACCGTGTGTTTTGTTTTGAATTCTTTTTATCTCTTCCAAACTGAACAAACGGTCATTCCTTTCATCCCTAAATGACTTTACTAATCCCTTTTTATCCCACCTTCTAATAGTATCTATAGAAATACCCAATTTTAAGGCTGCTTCGCCAGCAGTGATAAATTTTTCTTTTTTCATATAAAAATGATAGATATTTAATCTACCATAATTATACCAAATAACCATTGCATAGGCAAAGGTTATTTGATTGGGAA
Above is a genomic segment from Patescibacteria group bacterium containing:
- the dcm gene encoding DNA (cytosine-5-)-methyltransferase, translated to MKKEKFITAGEAALKLGISIDTIRRWDKKGLVKSFRDERNDRLFSLEEIKRIQNKTHGGKKSKFKILKNNKMSPYTAIELFAGAGGTALGMENAGIEHVLLNENDKYACETLRMNKPNWNVVEGDIRELKFFEGQADIVQGGFPCQTFSCAGKKMGFEDIRGTLFFEFARCVKEVKPKIAIGENVKGLLNHDNGRTIKTMASVLEELGYRVKYKILRSQYFDVSQKRERLIIIGVRKDLDIPISFPKEKDYIIPLREALFKCPKSDGQEYPEKKKKIMKLIPPGGYWRDLSLELQKEYMGASFYMGGGKTGMARRLSWDEPSLTLTCSPAQKQTERCHPEETRPLSVREYARIQTFPDYWKFSGSIAQQYKQIGNAVPVNLGYYIGDAVIKMLNGEIEEEIEEPVFIQQQLAAFAT